One window of the Mycobacterium xenopi genome contains the following:
- a CDS encoding pyridoxamine 5'-phosphate oxidase family protein produces MGTNQRAQIVMSEAEIADFVARSRTGTLATIGPGGQPHLTAMWYGVVDGEIWLETKAKSQKAVNLRRDPRVSFLIEDGDTYDTLRGVSFEGVGEIVDDPETIFRVGVSVWERYTGPYTDELKPAVDQMMHKRIAVRIVTRRTRSWDHRKLGLPHMPVGGSTAPSVAAGKPAG; encoded by the coding sequence ATGGGAACCAATCAGCGCGCGCAGATTGTCATGTCGGAGGCCGAGATCGCCGATTTTGTCGCCCGCAGCCGCACGGGCACGCTGGCCACCATTGGTCCCGGCGGCCAGCCGCACCTGACCGCGATGTGGTACGGCGTCGTCGACGGCGAGATCTGGCTGGAGACCAAGGCCAAGTCGCAGAAAGCGGTGAATCTTCGGCGCGACCCGCGGGTCAGTTTCCTGATCGAAGACGGCGATACCTACGACACGCTGCGGGGGGTCTCCTTCGAAGGCGTCGGCGAAATCGTCGACGACCCTGAGACTATCTTCCGAGTCGGTGTCAGCGTCTGGGAGCGCTATACCGGCCCCTACACCGACGAGCTGAAACCGGCGGTGGACCAGATGATGCACAAGCGGATCGCTGTGCGCATCGTCACACGGCGCACCCGCTCGTGGGATCATCGCAAGCTTGGACTGCCCCATATGCCGGTCGGCGGCTCGACAGCGCCGAGCGTCGCGGCAGGCAAACCAGCCGGGTGA
- a CDS encoding TetR/AcrR family transcriptional regulator, with translation MSVAGSARTYGGATHSERRSRRQALLIDAALDLIADGGVGSLTVRGVCSQARLNDRYFYESFRSVDELLLALLDDQITRAFDALLPAIEASPPDPMLRARAAIGTGLGFLGEDSRRARLLIESQATEVLRTRRRDLIKMLAQVMADQGRVLLAGQDALDPDIDLAALTLVAGGFEVVTQWLRGELDVTREHLEDFLVAMVTAR, from the coding sequence GTGTCTGTGGCGGGTTCGGCGCGCACCTATGGCGGCGCCACCCATAGCGAGCGGCGATCCAGACGGCAGGCGCTGTTGATCGACGCCGCGTTGGATCTGATCGCTGACGGTGGCGTCGGGAGCCTGACCGTGCGGGGTGTGTGTTCGCAGGCTCGGCTCAACGACCGCTATTTCTATGAGAGCTTCCGCAGTGTCGACGAGTTGCTGCTAGCCCTGCTCGACGACCAGATCACCCGGGCATTCGACGCCCTGCTTCCCGCGATCGAGGCCAGCCCGCCCGACCCGATGCTGCGGGCGCGCGCAGCGATCGGCACCGGTTTGGGTTTCCTCGGCGAGGATTCTCGCCGCGCCCGGCTGCTCATCGAGTCGCAGGCCACCGAGGTGTTGCGCACGCGCCGGCGTGACCTGATCAAGATGCTGGCGCAGGTGATGGCCGATCAGGGGCGGGTGCTGCTGGCCGGACAGGACGCACTGGATCCCGATATCGACCTGGCTGCGCTCACCCTGGTCGCCGGCGGGTTCGAGGTGGTCACACAGTGGTTGCGAGGCGAACTCGATGTCACCCGCGAACACTTGGAGGACTTTCTGGTCGCGATGGTCACCGCGCGGTAG
- a CDS encoding oxygenase MpaB family protein — protein MRLDERKLPDPPFLSGFPLNVFTRLLAPGDIRATVAQRESFRRFAKLGDPLADDVVAMMQRLPPGEGRRIFELAVDHGINAVDYPPDELVAFFAQVDDRPYWLDQAKLDLAVRVTMRTGLWSIALALPGLALTGGYLASKADKPLVGTGDLRRMAPRRLNETATWFIDVTSPGGLSRFAPGFTGTLRVRLMHALVRAAMCRRADWNFDEWDHPINQVQLAGTLMLFSLANLAGCQAMGLRFSRRERDAIFHLWRYVGLLMGVHPELLPATEDDTWRLFWLEADTEFQPDEDSYRLAQALHSGPPGEDPLTALARGYLSSYSRLVLGRSNADQLGLPDNKPLQAAVLATSAINRVLELRRLVPGATRFSEQFGQWSRRRFVARGFTATGGDRSYRRHDALAAAG, from the coding sequence ATGAGGCTTGACGAGCGCAAACTGCCCGACCCGCCGTTCCTGTCAGGATTTCCACTGAACGTGTTCACGCGCCTGCTGGCACCGGGTGATATCCGAGCCACCGTCGCCCAGCGGGAGTCGTTTCGGCGCTTCGCCAAGCTCGGTGACCCGTTAGCCGATGACGTCGTCGCGATGATGCAGCGGCTGCCACCCGGCGAAGGCCGGCGCATATTCGAACTTGCCGTCGACCACGGCATCAATGCGGTCGATTACCCGCCCGACGAACTCGTGGCCTTCTTCGCGCAGGTCGACGACCGGCCTTACTGGTTGGACCAGGCCAAGCTTGATCTGGCGGTGCGGGTCACGATGCGCACCGGCCTGTGGAGCATCGCCCTAGCGCTGCCCGGACTGGCTCTTACCGGTGGCTACCTGGCGTCGAAGGCCGACAAGCCGCTGGTGGGGACCGGCGACCTGCGGCGGATGGCGCCTCGGCGGCTCAACGAAACCGCGACCTGGTTTATCGACGTGACCTCGCCCGGCGGCCTGAGCCGCTTCGCTCCCGGATTCACCGGCACCCTGCGGGTTCGCTTGATGCACGCCTTGGTGCGCGCTGCGATGTGCCGGCGTGCCGACTGGAACTTCGACGAATGGGACCACCCGATCAACCAGGTGCAACTGGCCGGCACGCTGATGCTGTTCTCGCTGGCCAACCTGGCCGGTTGCCAAGCGATGGGGCTGCGGTTCTCGCGGCGGGAACGCGATGCGATCTTCCACCTCTGGCGCTATGTCGGGCTGCTCATGGGTGTTCACCCGGAGTTGCTTCCCGCCACCGAAGACGACACCTGGCGGCTGTTCTGGCTGGAAGCCGACACCGAATTCCAGCCCGATGAGGACTCCTACCGGCTCGCCCAAGCGTTGCACTCCGGCCCACCGGGCGAGGACCCGCTGACCGCGCTCGCCCGCGGCTACCTCTCCTCTTACAGCCGGCTGGTCCTGGGCCGGTCGAACGCCGACCAGCTTGGGTTGCCGGACAACAAACCGCTGCAGGCCGCGGTGCTGGCCACGTCGGCGATCAACCGGGTGCTCGAACTGCGGCGGCTGGTGCCGGGCGCGACCCGGTTCAGCGAGCAGTTCGGCCAATGGTCGCGGCGCCGGTTCGTCGCCCGCGGCTTCACCGCGACCGGTGGCGATCGCAGCTACCGCCGCCACGACGCGCTGGCTGCCGCGGGTTAA
- a CDS encoding fumarylacetoacetate hydrolase family protein, with translation MRLGRIASPDGVAFVSIEGKAGDPAAMIAREIAEHPFGTPTFTGRTWPLADVRLLAPMLASKVICVGKNYAAHVAEMGETAPADPVIFLKPNTAIIGPNVPIRLPANASPVHFEGELAVVISRPCKDVPAARAAESILGYTIGNDVTARDQQQADGQWTRAKGHDTFCPVGPWIVTDIDPADLELCTEVNGEVKQRSRTSMMIHDVGAIVEWVSAVMTLLPGDLILTGTPDGVGPIEDGDTVSITVEGIGTLTNPVVRKGRS, from the coding sequence ATGCGCCTCGGTCGAATTGCCAGCCCGGATGGCGTCGCCTTCGTCAGCATCGAGGGTAAAGCCGGCGATCCCGCTGCGATGATCGCTCGTGAAATCGCCGAACACCCTTTCGGCACACCGACCTTCACGGGCCGAACCTGGCCGTTGGCCGATGTGCGGCTGCTGGCGCCGATGCTGGCCAGCAAGGTGATCTGTGTCGGCAAGAACTATGCGGCCCACGTCGCCGAGATGGGTGAGACCGCACCGGCCGATCCGGTGATCTTCCTTAAGCCCAACACTGCGATTATTGGACCGAATGTGCCAATTCGGTTGCCCGCCAACGCATCACCGGTGCATTTCGAGGGCGAGCTGGCTGTGGTGATCAGCCGCCCGTGCAAAGACGTCCCCGCGGCCCGCGCGGCCGAGAGCATCCTGGGCTATACCATCGGCAACGACGTAACGGCCCGCGATCAGCAGCAGGCTGATGGGCAGTGGACACGAGCCAAGGGACACGACACGTTCTGCCCGGTCGGGCCGTGGATCGTCACCGATATCGACCCGGCAGACCTCGAGCTGTGCACCGAGGTCAACGGTGAAGTCAAGCAGCGCAGCCGCACGTCGATGATGATCCACGACGTCGGCGCGATCGTGGAATGGGTTTCAGCGGTGATGACGTTATTGCCGGGCGATCTCATTCTCACCGGCACACCCGACGGTGTCGGTCCGATCGAGGACGGCGACACCGTCAGCATCACCGTGGAAGGTATCGGCACGCTGACCAATCCTGTTGTGCGAAAGGGGCGATCATGA
- the gltX gene encoding glutamate--tRNA ligase, with protein sequence MSSGVRVRFCPSPTGIPHVGLIRTALFNWAYARHTGGTFVFRIEDTDPGRDSEESYLALLDALRWLGLNWDEGPEIGGPYGPYRQSQRTHIYRDIIDRLLAAGEAYQAFSTPEEVEARHIAAGRNPKLGYDNFDRDLTDAQRASYLAEGRKPVVRLRMPDDDISWHDLVRGDMVFAAGTVPDFALTRATGDPLYTLVNPVDDALMKITHVLRGEDLLPSTPRQIALYQALMRIGVAEQIPEFAHLPTVLGEGTKKLSKRDPQSNLFAHRDRGFIPEGLLNYLALLGWAISGERDVFSLDEMVAAFDVVNVNPNPARFDQKKADAINAEHIRLLDADDFARRLRDYFAAHGYDTGLNDAGFAVAARLVQTRIVVLGDAWQLLKFFNDDEYALDPKAAAKELGPDARAVLDAALTALEAVTDWTADHIEAALKDALVEKLALKPRKAFGPVRVAVTGTSVSPPLFESMELLGRDRSLRRLRGVRDRTVHA encoded by the coding sequence ATGAGTAGCGGTGTGCGGGTGCGGTTCTGCCCGTCGCCCACCGGGATTCCCCACGTCGGGCTGATTCGCACAGCCCTTTTCAATTGGGCTTACGCCCGACACACCGGCGGCACCTTTGTATTCCGCATCGAAGACACCGATCCCGGCCGCGACAGTGAGGAAAGCTATCTGGCGCTGCTCGATGCGCTGCGCTGGCTCGGTTTGAACTGGGACGAGGGACCCGAAATCGGCGGCCCTTACGGCCCATATCGGCAATCACAGCGCACGCACATCTATCGCGACATTATCGACCGGCTGCTCGCGGCCGGAGAGGCCTACCAAGCATTTTCGACTCCGGAGGAGGTCGAGGCCCGCCACATCGCCGCCGGGCGCAATCCCAAGCTGGGATACGACAATTTCGACCGCGATCTCACCGATGCCCAGCGGGCATCGTATCTGGCGGAGGGCCGTAAACCCGTGGTAAGGCTGCGAATGCCGGACGACGACATCAGTTGGCACGATCTGGTGCGCGGGGACATGGTATTCGCGGCCGGCACTGTGCCCGATTTCGCGCTGACCCGCGCGACCGGTGATCCGTTATACACGTTGGTCAATCCGGTTGACGACGCCCTGATGAAGATCACCCACGTGCTGCGTGGTGAGGACCTGCTGCCGTCCACCCCGCGGCAGATCGCGCTGTATCAGGCGTTGATGCGTATCGGCGTGGCTGAGCAAATTCCCGAATTCGCCCATCTGCCAACTGTTTTGGGCGAGGGAACTAAGAAGTTGTCGAAACGCGACCCGCAGTCGAATCTGTTTGCTCATCGAGACCGTGGTTTTATCCCGGAGGGCCTACTGAATTACCTAGCGTTGCTGGGGTGGGCGATCTCCGGTGAGCGCGATGTGTTCAGCCTTGACGAGATGGTCGCGGCTTTCGACGTGGTGAACGTCAATCCCAATCCCGCCCGGTTCGACCAAAAGAAGGCCGACGCAATCAACGCCGAGCACATTCGTCTGCTCGACGCCGACGATTTCGCTAGGCGCCTGCGTGATTACTTCGCTGCGCACGGCTATGACACGGGCTTGAACGACGCGGGTTTTGCCGTCGCGGCAAGGCTCGTGCAGACCCGCATCGTCGTCCTCGGTGACGCGTGGCAGTTATTGAAGTTTTTCAATGACGACGAGTACGCGCTCGATCCGAAGGCCGCCGCCAAGGAGCTGGGACCGGATGCCAGGGCGGTGCTCGACGCTGCGCTGACTGCACTGGAGGCCGTGACGGACTGGACCGCCGACCACATCGAGGCTGCTCTCAAGGATGCGCTGGTCGAGAAGCTGGCGCTGAAACCGCGGAAAGCGTTCGGACCGGTCCGGGTCGCGGTCACCGGAACATCTGTCAGCCCGCCGTTGTTCGAGTCGATGGAGTTGCTCGGGCGCGACCGCAGCCTGCGGCGGCTGCGCGGCGTCCGCGACCGGACGGTGCACGCCTGA
- a CDS encoding MFS transporter produces MPTTSISTGRRWVLLTISLASTLCATVFINGIAFLIPALDAERGISLAEAGLLSSMPSLGMVVTLIAWGYLLDLVGERVVLTVGLTLTAAAVFAAASVHGLVAVGTFLFLGGMAAASANTASGRLVTGWFPRDQRGLAMGIRQTAQPLGIALAALVLPELGERDFSVALLFPAAVCAASALVSAVGVLDPPRKKRATADAAELANPYRGTTVLWRIHLASALLMVPQTVVLTFMLVWLMRAHGWSTASAGVLVSVSQLLGALGRIAAGRWSDRVGSRMRPIRIIAVTAAVVMLVLALTDHLRWPLAVAVMLAASVITVLDNGLAFTAIPEIAGPYWSGRAMGAQNTTQRLTAGAGPPVFGELIDASGYPVAFAVCALFPLLALPVVPVGARPHHTDVAAARPSPRVR; encoded by the coding sequence GTGCCGACGACATCGATCAGCACCGGCCGGCGCTGGGTATTGCTGACGATTTCGCTGGCGTCGACGCTGTGCGCGACCGTCTTCATCAACGGCATCGCCTTCCTGATCCCCGCGCTGGACGCTGAGCGCGGCATCAGTTTGGCTGAGGCCGGTCTGCTGTCCTCGATGCCCAGCCTGGGCATGGTGGTGACCCTGATCGCCTGGGGTTACTTGCTGGATTTGGTCGGCGAGCGGGTGGTGCTCACCGTCGGCTTGACGCTCACGGCGGCGGCGGTCTTCGCCGCGGCGTCGGTTCATGGGCTGGTGGCCGTCGGAACGTTTTTATTCCTCGGCGGCATGGCCGCCGCCAGCGCCAATACTGCCAGCGGCCGACTGGTGACCGGCTGGTTTCCGCGTGACCAGCGTGGCCTGGCGATGGGGATCCGCCAGACGGCTCAGCCGCTGGGAATCGCGTTGGCTGCCTTGGTTCTTCCCGAGCTCGGGGAGCGCGACTTTTCGGTGGCGTTGTTGTTTCCGGCCGCGGTGTGCGCCGCCTCGGCGCTCGTCAGCGCGGTCGGCGTGCTCGACCCGCCGCGAAAGAAACGGGCCACCGCCGACGCGGCGGAGCTGGCCAACCCCTACCGCGGCACAACGGTGCTGTGGCGCATCCATCTGGCGTCGGCGTTGCTGATGGTGCCGCAGACCGTCGTCTTGACGTTCATGCTGGTCTGGCTGATGCGGGCGCACGGCTGGTCGACAGCCTCGGCCGGCGTGCTGGTGAGCGTCTCACAACTGCTCGGCGCGCTGGGCCGCATCGCCGCGGGCCGTTGGTCGGATCGCGTGGGCTCGCGGATGCGCCCGATCCGCATCATCGCCGTCACGGCAGCGGTGGTGATGCTGGTGTTGGCGCTCACCGATCACCTGCGCTGGCCCCTTGCGGTGGCGGTCATGCTCGCCGCGTCGGTGATCACCGTGCTCGACAACGGGTTAGCGTTTACCGCCATCCCCGAAATCGCCGGTCCGTACTGGAGCGGGCGTGCGATGGGAGCGCAAAACACCACTCAGCGGTTGACGGCTGGCGCCGGGCCGCCCGTCTTCGGCGAATTGATCGACGCGAGTGGGTATCCGGTGGCGTTCGCGGTGTGCGCGCTGTTTCCGCTGTTGGCGCTGCCGGTGGTGCCGGTGGGTGCGCGGCCGCACCACACGGACGTCGCCGCGGCACGGCCGAGCCCGCGCGTTCGCTGA
- the serA gene encoding phosphoglycerate dehydrogenase, whose product MSLPVVLIADKLAESTVAALGDDVEVRWVDGPDRQKLLAAVPEADALLVRSATTVDAEVLAAAPKLKIVARAGVGLDNVDVEAATARGVLVVNAPTSNIHSAAEHALALLLAAARQITAADASLRAHEWKRSSFTGTEIFGKTVGIIGLGRIGQLVAQRLAAFGAHLIAYDPYVSPARAAQLGIELLSLDELLARSDFISVHLPKTPETLGLIDKEALAKTKPGVIIVNAARGGLVDEMALAEAVRSGHVRAAGIDVFAKEPCTDSPLFELPQIVVTPHLGASTAEAQDRAGTDVAESVKLALAGKFVPDAVNVGAGAVSEEVAPWLDLVRKLGLLAGALCDELPVSLSVQARGELAAEDVAVLRLSALRGLFSAVIEEPVTFVNAPAIAEERGVVAEISTATESPNHRSLVDVRAVAADGSVVNVAGTLSGPQLVQKIVQINGRNFDLRAEGINLIINYIDRPGALGKIGTLLGAAGVNIHAAQLSEDTEGPGATILLRLNRDVPEDVRAAISAAVDANKLEVVDLS is encoded by the coding sequence GTGAGCTTGCCTGTTGTATTGATCGCCGACAAACTCGCCGAATCAACCGTCGCCGCGCTCGGTGACGACGTCGAAGTCCGGTGGGTCGACGGCCCCGACCGGCAGAAACTGCTGGCCGCGGTGCCCGAGGCCGACGCGCTGCTGGTGCGTTCTGCCACCACCGTCGACGCGGAGGTGTTGGCCGCGGCGCCCAAATTGAAAATCGTCGCGCGCGCCGGGGTCGGCTTGGACAACGTCGATGTCGAGGCTGCCACCGCGCGCGGTGTGCTCGTCGTCAACGCACCGACGTCGAACATCCACAGCGCCGCCGAGCATGCGTTGGCGTTGCTGCTGGCGGCGGCGCGCCAAATCACCGCGGCCGACGCCTCGTTGCGCGCCCACGAGTGGAAGCGCTCGTCGTTCACGGGTACCGAGATCTTCGGCAAGACCGTCGGAATTATCGGGCTGGGCCGCATCGGGCAGCTGGTCGCCCAGCGACTGGCCGCGTTCGGAGCCCACCTGATCGCCTACGACCCCTACGTGTCGCCGGCACGGGCAGCGCAGCTCGGCATCGAACTGCTCAGCCTGGACGAGCTGCTGGCCCGGTCGGACTTCATCTCCGTGCATCTGCCGAAAACCCCGGAGACGCTCGGGCTGATCGACAAGGAGGCGCTGGCCAAGACCAAGCCCGGCGTCATCATCGTCAACGCCGCACGCGGCGGCCTGGTCGACGAAATGGCGCTGGCCGAAGCCGTACGCAGCGGACACGTGCGGGCCGCCGGTATCGACGTGTTCGCCAAGGAGCCGTGCACCGACAGCCCGCTGTTCGAGCTGCCGCAAATAGTGGTCACCCCCCACCTCGGCGCCTCCACCGCCGAGGCGCAGGACCGGGCGGGCACCGACGTCGCCGAAAGCGTAAAGCTCGCGCTGGCAGGAAAATTCGTTCCCGATGCGGTCAACGTCGGGGCCGGGGCGGTCAGCGAGGAGGTGGCGCCGTGGCTGGATTTGGTGCGCAAACTCGGTTTGCTTGCTGGTGCTCTTTGCGACGAGCTTCCGGTGTCGCTGTCGGTGCAGGCACGCGGTGAGCTAGCCGCGGAAGACGTTGCAGTGCTGCGGCTTTCGGCCCTGCGTGGCTTATTCTCGGCAGTCATCGAAGAGCCCGTGACATTCGTCAACGCCCCGGCCATCGCCGAAGAACGCGGAGTCGTCGCCGAGATCAGCACTGCCACCGAAAGCCCCAACCACCGCAGCCTGGTCGACGTGCGGGCAGTGGCCGCCGACGGCTCGGTGGTCAACGTCGCGGGCACGCTGTCGGGCCCCCAGCTGGTGCAGAAGATCGTGCAGATCAACGGTCGCAACTTCGATCTGCGCGCCGAGGGCATCAACCTGATCATCAACTACATCGATCGGCCAGGTGCGCTCGGCAAGATCGGCACGCTGCTCGGCGCGGCGGGGGTCAACATCCACGCCGCACAGCTGTCGGAGGACACCGAGGGTCCCGGTGCGACCATCCTGTTGCGCCTCAACCGCGACGTGCCCGAGGATGTGCGGGCGGCCATCAGCGCGGCCGTCGACGCCAACAAGCTCGAAGTGGTTGACCTGTCTTGA
- a CDS encoding 3-isopropylmalate dehydrogenase: MRLAIIPGDGIGPEVVTEAVKVLDAVLPDVEKTSYDLGARRFHATGEVLPDSVLDELRAHDAILLGAIGDPSVPSGVLERGLLLRLRFELDHHINLRPARRYPGVIGPLSGNPEIDLVVVREGTEGPYTGTGGAIRVGTAHEVATEVSVNTAFGVRRVVHDAFERARLRRKHLTLVHKTNVLTFAGELWSRTVDEIGEKFPEVEVAYQHVDAATIHLVTDPGRFDVIVTDNLFGDIITDLAAAVCGGIGLAASGNIDATGTNPSMFEPVHGSAPDIAGQGIADPTAAIMSVALLLAHLGEDAAAARVDRAVAAHLASRANERFSTGQIGDRIVAAL; this comes from the coding sequence TTGAGACTGGCGATTATCCCAGGGGACGGGATCGGCCCCGAGGTGGTGACCGAAGCCGTCAAGGTGCTCGACGCGGTACTGCCCGATGTGGAGAAGACGAGCTACGACTTAGGTGCCCGCCGTTTCCATGCCACCGGGGAAGTGCTGCCCGACTCGGTTCTCGACGAGTTGCGCGCCCACGACGCGATCCTGCTCGGCGCGATTGGTGATCCGTCCGTTCCCAGCGGGGTCTTGGAGCGCGGTCTGTTGCTGCGGCTGCGCTTCGAGCTCGACCATCACATCAACCTGCGCCCGGCGCGGCGATACCCAGGGGTGATCGGCCCGCTCAGCGGCAACCCCGAGATCGACTTGGTCGTGGTGCGCGAGGGCACCGAGGGCCCCTACACCGGTACCGGGGGCGCAATCCGCGTCGGCACCGCCCACGAAGTGGCCACGGAGGTCAGCGTCAACACCGCGTTCGGGGTTCGCCGGGTCGTGCACGACGCGTTCGAGCGCGCGCGGCTGCGGCGCAAACACCTGACCCTGGTGCACAAGACCAACGTTCTGACATTCGCCGGCGAGCTATGGTCGCGGACCGTCGATGAGATCGGTGAGAAGTTCCCGGAGGTCGAGGTGGCCTATCAGCACGTCGACGCGGCGACGATTCACCTGGTCACCGACCCGGGCCGGTTCGACGTCATCGTCACCGACAACCTGTTCGGCGACATCATCACCGACCTGGCGGCGGCGGTGTGCGGCGGCATCGGCCTGGCCGCCAGCGGCAATATCGACGCCACCGGCACCAACCCGTCGATGTTCGAACCGGTCCACGGCAGCGCGCCCGATATCGCCGGTCAGGGCATCGCTGACCCGACCGCGGCGATCATGTCGGTGGCGCTGCTGCTCGCCCACCTCGGTGAGGACGCCGCCGCGGCGCGGGTGGATCGGGCGGTGGCGGCTCACCTGGCCAGCCGGGCGAACGAGCGGTTTTCCACCGGCCAAATCGGCGACCGGATCGTCGCGGCGCTGTAG
- a CDS encoding IclR family transcriptional regulator: protein MRQDSGIGVLDKAVGVLHAIAESPCGLAELCERTGLPRATAHRLAAGLEVHRLLARDSEGRWRLGPAVSELAAHVDDPLLAASPAVLASLREVTGESVQLYRRDGNWRICIAALEPPAGLRDTVPVGARLPMTAGSGAKVLLAYSDTATQQAILPAAKFSERALAEVRRRGWAQSVAEREPGVASVSAPVRDSRGSVVAAISVSGPIDRLGRRPGARWAADLLAAADAITRLL, encoded by the coding sequence GTGAGACAGGATAGCGGCATCGGGGTGCTCGACAAAGCTGTGGGTGTGCTGCACGCGATCGCGGAATCGCCGTGCGGCTTGGCTGAACTGTGCGAACGCACCGGCTTGCCCAGGGCCACCGCGCACCGGCTTGCCGCCGGCCTCGAGGTGCATCGTCTGCTGGCTCGCGACAGTGAAGGCCGCTGGCGGCTAGGTCCCGCGGTGAGCGAACTTGCGGCCCATGTCGATGATCCGCTGCTGGCGGCCAGCCCGGCGGTGCTAGCTTCGCTGCGCGAGGTCACCGGCGAGAGCGTGCAGCTATACCGCCGCGACGGCAATTGGCGGATTTGTATTGCCGCGCTGGAACCGCCTGCGGGCCTTCGGGACACGGTGCCAGTGGGTGCGCGGCTGCCGATGACGGCCGGCTCAGGCGCCAAGGTGCTGCTGGCCTACAGCGACACGGCCACCCAGCAAGCCATCCTGCCCGCGGCGAAGTTCAGCGAGCGCGCGTTGGCCGAGGTGCGGCGGCGTGGTTGGGCCCAAAGCGTGGCCGAGCGCGAGCCCGGCGTGGCCAGCGTCTCGGCGCCGGTGCGAGACTCCCGTGGCTCAGTGGTCGCCGCGATTTCGGTTTCCGGACCGATCGACCGCCTGGGCCGCCGCCCCGGCGCACGTTGGGCCGCCGACCTATTGGCTGCAGCGGACGCAATTACCCGTCTGCTGTGA
- the leuC gene encoding 3-isopropylmalate dehydratase large subunit, translating to MARTLAEKVWDDHVVASGGGDDPDLIYIDLHLVHEVTSPQAFDGLRLAGRRVRRPDLTLATEDHNVPTVDIGKPIADRVSRTQVDTLRRNCAEFGIRLYPMGDIEQGIVHVVGPQLGLTQPGMTIVCGDSHTSTHGAFGALAMGIGTSEVEHVLATQTLPLRPFKTMAVNVDGQLPAGVTAKDVILALIAKIGTGGAQGHVIEYRGSAIESLSMEGRMTICNMSIEAGARAGMVAPDEITYEYLRGRPHAPTGMQWDAAVTYWNQLRTDPGAEFDTEVELEAGSLSPFVTWGTNPGQGVPLDAAVPDPELFTDDSERQAAEKALAYMDLRPGTPMRDISVDAVFVGSCTNGRIEDLRAVAEILRGRKIAPSVRMLIVPGSMRVRAQAEAEGLGEVFTAAGAEWRQAGCSMCLGMNPDQLAAGERCAATSNRNFEGRQGKGGRTHLVSPAVAAATAVRGRLSAPADLD from the coding sequence ATGGCGCGTACGTTGGCGGAGAAGGTTTGGGACGACCACGTTGTGGCTTCCGGCGGTGGCGACGATCCGGACCTCATCTACATCGACCTGCATTTGGTGCACGAGGTCACCAGCCCGCAGGCGTTCGACGGACTGCGATTGGCCGGCCGCCGGGTTAGGAGACCCGACTTGACCCTTGCCACCGAGGATCACAACGTGCCGACCGTTGACATCGGCAAGCCGATCGCCGACCGGGTATCGCGCACTCAAGTCGACACGCTGCGGCGCAACTGCGCTGAATTCGGCATCCGCTTGTACCCGATGGGAGATATCGAGCAAGGCATCGTGCATGTGGTGGGACCGCAATTGGGTCTCACCCAGCCGGGTATGACGATTGTTTGTGGCGACAGCCACACCTCCACCCATGGCGCTTTCGGCGCGCTGGCGATGGGCATCGGCACGTCGGAGGTGGAACACGTGCTGGCGACCCAAACGCTGCCACTGCGACCATTCAAGACGATGGCGGTCAACGTCGACGGCCAGTTGCCTGCCGGAGTGACGGCCAAGGACGTGATCCTCGCACTGATCGCAAAGATCGGCACCGGCGGCGCGCAGGGCCATGTCATCGAATACCGGGGCAGTGCCATCGAATCACTGTCGATGGAAGGCCGGATGACGATTTGCAATATGAGCATCGAAGCCGGCGCACGTGCGGGCATGGTGGCACCGGATGAGATCACCTACGAGTACCTGCGAGGGCGGCCGCACGCGCCGACGGGCATGCAGTGGGACGCCGCCGTCACGTACTGGAACCAGCTGCGCACCGACCCCGGCGCCGAATTCGACACCGAGGTCGAGCTGGAGGCGGGCTCGCTGAGTCCGTTCGTCACGTGGGGAACCAATCCGGGACAAGGGGTGCCGCTGGACGCCGCGGTGCCGGACCCCGAGCTGTTCACCGACGACAGCGAGCGCCAAGCCGCCGAGAAGGCGTTGGCGTACATGGACCTTCGCCCCGGCACGCCAATGCGCGACATTTCAGTTGACGCGGTGTTCGTGGGCTCGTGCACCAATGGCCGGATCGAGGACCTGCGTGCTGTGGCCGAGATATTGCGCGGCCGCAAAATAGCTCCAAGCGTGCGGATGCTGATCGTTCCCGGCTCGATGCGGGTGCGCGCACAGGCCGAAGCGGAAGGGCTCGGTGAAGTTTTCACCGCTGCGGGCGCCGAGTGGCGCCAGGCCGGCTGCTCAATGTGTCTGGGAATGAACCCCGATCAGCTCGCGGCGGGGGAGCGCTGCGCTGCGACGTCCAACCGCAACTTCGAGGGGCGGCAGGGCAAGGGCGGCCGCACGCACTTGGTGTCGCCGGCGGTCGCCGCCGCGACCGCCGTGCGCGGCAGGCTCTCCGCCCCGGCGGATTTGGATTGA